Proteins from a single region of Deltaproteobacteria bacterium:
- a CDS encoding right-handed parallel beta-helix repeat-containing protein produces the protein MRQRSHAASSQQITFEQFVHSRFCRTVAGVLAFLMTLYGVPLEVSTALPPGTMLFVSNTDPTCAGQSPCFSTIQAAVDAAQAGDTIRIQAGQYDEAVVIKKKNQIATEAERIVIEADPAALAGSVKLGGASDKCGKGDAISIEASQFITIRGLTVTDAGGQAIVLAGGKKKNNGIRIERNRIVGNGSTKCLGGLQIGKGNANTLIVNNLIYGNGQYALNFLAGKGGPHYVVGNTIHGNTKDGVLLGKDQEVWLINNSITGNGTDPKLGKKDGFGVKRVAPAKKAQPEQALLLNNLICGNAKGELSGAMLDSTDLDNLTPTGSEGPGVLATPTCADLDTIYANRNGADGVPNTLDDDFSLAFRSPAIDRGRDPRTLALGVPAPLLEANVHLLTVGSHFRDKIVPRGIVSPHPGKL, from the coding sequence ATGAGACAGCGGTCGCATGCGGCAAGCAGTCAGCAGATCACGTTCGAGCAGTTTGTCCACAGCCGCTTTTGTCGAACGGTGGCCGGGGTACTAGCCTTTTTAATGACCCTCTACGGCGTGCCGCTGGAAGTGTCCACCGCGCTCCCACCTGGGACCATGCTCTTTGTCAGCAACACTGACCCCACCTGCGCGGGGCAATCACCTTGCTTCTCCACCATCCAGGCCGCGGTGGATGCCGCGCAAGCTGGCGACACGATCCGTATTCAGGCGGGTCAATACGACGAAGCCGTTGTCATCAAAAAGAAAAACCAGATAGCGACCGAAGCCGAGCGCATCGTTATCGAGGCCGACCCGGCGGCTCTCGCAGGCAGTGTGAAGCTGGGCGGGGCCAGTGACAAGTGCGGGAAAGGCGACGCCATTAGCATCGAAGCCTCCCAGTTCATTACCATTCGTGGCTTGACCGTTACCGACGCCGGCGGTCAAGCCATTGTCCTCGCCGGCGGCAAAAAGAAAAACAACGGCATTCGCATCGAGCGTAACCGCATTGTCGGCAACGGCTCCACCAAATGCCTGGGAGGTCTCCAGATCGGCAAAGGCAATGCGAACACCCTCATTGTCAACAATCTGATTTATGGAAACGGCCAGTACGCGCTGAACTTCCTTGCTGGGAAAGGCGGCCCGCACTACGTCGTGGGCAATACCATCCACGGCAACACCAAGGACGGCGTACTGCTCGGCAAAGACCAGGAAGTGTGGCTGATCAACAACAGCATCACCGGCAACGGCACGGACCCCAAACTAGGCAAGAAAGACGGGTTTGGCGTCAAGCGAGTCGCTCCGGCCAAGAAAGCGCAACCAGAACAAGCGCTACTGCTGAACAACCTGATCTGCGGCAATGCCAAGGGAGAGCTGTCTGGGGCGATGCTCGACAGCACGGACCTGGACAATCTCACGCCGACCGGCAGCGAAGGTCCCGGCGTCCTGGCCACGCCAACCTGCGCCGACCTCGATACTATCTACGCCAATCGCAATGGCGCTGACGGAGTGCCCAATACGCTCGACGATGATTTCTCTCTGGCGTTTCGTTCTCCGGCGATTGACCGAGGGCGCGATCCTCGGACGTTGGCCTTAGGAGTTCCCGCTCCCTTACTAGAGGCTAACGTCCATCTTCTGACGGTAGGCAGCCACTTCCGTGATAAAATCGTCCCACGCGGGATCGTCAGCCCACATCCCGGCAAACTGTAG
- a CDS encoding GNAT family N-acetyltransferase, which yields MKISYKIAEATDAEILMQFMQEYCAFDHLPFEEQTRRASVAKLSGEASLGRLWLILCDGQPVGYLVLTLGFSFEYGGYDAFIDEVYLRDECRGAGIGRQALAFAEEECRALGVRALHLEVERENVNARALYRKVGFVEHDRYLLTKTISAKL from the coding sequence ATGAAAATATCTTACAAAATCGCGGAAGCTACCGACGCTGAGATCCTCATGCAGTTCATGCAGGAATACTGCGCCTTCGATCACCTTCCTTTCGAGGAACAAACGAGACGTGCCTCGGTGGCAAAGCTAAGCGGCGAGGCGTCGTTAGGCAGGCTCTGGCTCATTCTCTGCGACGGACAACCCGTTGGCTATCTTGTTCTGACGTTGGGCTTCAGCTTCGAGTATGGCGGGTACGATGCCTTCATCGACGAGGTGTACCTGCGCGATGAGTGCCGCGGAGCTGGGATTGGGCGGCAGGCACTCGCTTTCGCGGAAGAGGAGTGTCGCGCGTTGGGGGTTCGCGCACTCCACCTGGAAGTCGAACGAGAGAACGTCAACGCGCGGGCACTGTATCGCAAAGTGGGGTTCGTCGAGCACGACCGATATCTGCTGACGAAAACGATCTCGGCGAAGCTCTAA
- a CDS encoding DUF11 domain-containing protein, which yields MLHVTLRQARLLMLGVLAILLSMVAPHQPQAGVNQWTSQGPDRREVQTLTVDQSNSQVLYAGSNDNGVFKTTNAGGSWTAINTGLTSNTIRTVVIDPVTATLLYTGTDEGVFKSTNGGNSWMPFNTGLTDLNVQALAIDPLSATTIYAGTGTGVFKFTSATNSWMAMNTGLTSTNVRALVIDPTNSQILYAGVSGGVFKSLNGASTWTQMNTGLSSTNVRTLALVPSNPQVLYAGTSTGVFKTSTGAGTWAAANTGLASTNVRTVVISPSNPLVLYTGTSTGGIFKSTDGAGNWSAVNTNLATLDIRALTIDPANTQVVYAGSLGGGVAKTTNAAANWSNVNNGLTETNVQALAADILQNVYAGTAGNGAFKSADDGQTWTVTNTGLGSSTVRALAIHPLVLTTLYAGTSSGVFKSTDGGNTWSVSSAGLTNLTARVLVLDPTDAQVMYVGTSAGVCKTTTGAATWSPTGLNSGTVQAFVIQPTNTQVLYAGTASNGVQKSLNGGASWTAMNNGLTSLNARALGIDANTPQTLYVGTSNGVFKSTDGAATWTKTSTGLTENDVRVMAIDRQTPTTLYVGTTSGVFKSVNGANSWSAMNAGLTALDVRALVIRPQNSASLYAGTFGGGVFDFQITSVDVALTKTDAPDPITVNKNLAYTLTAMNNGVALPATGVTITDTLPPTVTLVSVSPLGACPGIATLSCNLGMLAPGASASVTIIVRPREAGIVSNTAQVTGNEVDANPSNNVVTVTTTVDPDSDGDGFSVREGDCDDAAPTRRPGAPELCNGFDDDCDGPIDEGLPRQNFYPDTDNDGFGNPAAAVQACVAPPSYIADNTDCSDTNAAIHPGAVEVCGDSVDQDCNGLDLACPPLQIVSPNGGESWPVRTKQFIQWNPQGVTGVVKIELSRDGGTTWEIVRRKTKNDGQQLWRVRKPSTAQAKIRVSSVTNPAISDTSDTIFQIP from the coding sequence ATGCTTCACGTAACCCTTCGACAGGCAAGGCTACTCATGCTCGGGGTGCTCGCCATACTTCTGAGTATGGTTGCCCCCCACCAGCCCCAGGCTGGAGTCAACCAGTGGACGAGTCAGGGACCAGACCGACGTGAAGTACAAACGTTGACGGTCGACCAGAGCAACTCTCAGGTGCTCTATGCCGGCTCTAATGACAATGGGGTATTCAAGACGACGAATGCCGGCGGGTCATGGACCGCGATCAATACCGGGCTCACCTCGAACACGATCCGTACCGTGGTGATTGACCCGGTCACCGCAACCCTCCTTTACACCGGAACCGATGAAGGGGTGTTCAAAAGCACGAACGGGGGTAACTCATGGATGCCATTCAATACCGGGCTGACTGACCTGAATGTGCAAGCTCTAGCCATCGACCCGCTGTCGGCAACCACCATCTATGCCGGCACCGGTACCGGCGTATTCAAATTCACCAGTGCCACCAATAGCTGGATGGCGATGAACACTGGGCTGACCTCCACCAATGTCCGCGCCTTGGTCATCGATCCCACCAATTCACAAATTCTCTATGCCGGTGTTTCCGGCGGCGTGTTCAAAAGCCTCAACGGTGCTAGCACTTGGACGCAGATGAACACCGGCCTCTCCTCGACCAATGTCCGCACCTTGGCGCTGGTGCCGAGCAACCCTCAAGTACTGTACGCCGGCACTTCGACAGGCGTGTTCAAAACCAGCACTGGCGCGGGCACCTGGGCGGCAGCCAATACCGGACTCGCGTCCACCAACGTCCGGACTGTCGTTATCAGTCCCAGCAACCCTCTCGTGCTTTATACCGGTACCTCGACCGGAGGCATCTTCAAAAGCACAGACGGCGCAGGAAACTGGAGTGCGGTCAACACCAACCTGGCCACTTTGGACATTCGCGCTTTAACCATCGATCCCGCCAACACTCAGGTGGTGTATGCCGGCTCTCTGGGCGGCGGAGTAGCGAAAACGACCAATGCCGCCGCTAACTGGAGCAACGTCAACAACGGCTTGACGGAAACCAACGTCCAAGCGCTTGCCGCCGACATCCTGCAGAACGTCTATGCTGGCACGGCCGGCAATGGTGCCTTCAAAAGCGCGGACGATGGGCAAACCTGGACGGTGACCAATACCGGCCTCGGCAGCAGCACTGTGCGCGCCTTGGCGATTCACCCCCTCGTTTTAACGACCCTCTACGCCGGCACCTCCAGTGGTGTATTCAAAAGCACAGACGGCGGCAATACTTGGAGTGTGTCGAGTGCCGGCCTGACCAATCTGACCGCCAGAGTGCTGGTGCTGGACCCCACCGATGCGCAAGTCATGTATGTGGGCACCAGCGCCGGGGTTTGCAAAACTACTACTGGTGCCGCAACCTGGAGCCCCACCGGATTGAATAGCGGAACGGTGCAAGCGTTCGTCATTCAGCCCACAAACACGCAAGTGCTCTATGCCGGAACTGCAAGTAATGGCGTGCAAAAAAGCCTTAATGGAGGCGCGAGCTGGACGGCCATGAACAACGGTCTCACCAGCCTGAACGCACGCGCCCTGGGGATCGATGCCAATACACCGCAGACGCTCTACGTGGGAACGAGCAACGGCGTGTTCAAAAGTACGGACGGCGCAGCTACCTGGACGAAGACCAGCACTGGGCTGACCGAGAACGATGTCCGCGTCATGGCCATCGACCGGCAAACGCCCACCACCCTGTATGTCGGAACAACAAGCGGCGTCTTCAAGAGTGTCAATGGCGCCAATTCTTGGAGCGCCATGAATGCCGGCTTGACGGCGCTCGATGTCCGCGCGCTCGTGATTCGCCCGCAAAATTCGGCCTCTCTGTATGCCGGTACGTTTGGCGGCGGGGTTTTCGACTTCCAGATAACCTCCGTCGATGTCGCCCTCACCAAGACCGACGCACCCGACCCGATCACTGTCAACAAGAACTTGGCGTACACCCTCACCGCCATGAACAACGGTGTCGCTCTTCCAGCAACCGGAGTAACCATCACCGACACCCTACCTCCCACGGTCACCCTGGTGTCGGTCTCTCCATTAGGCGCGTGCCCAGGCATCGCCACCCTGTCCTGCAATCTCGGTATGCTGGCACCCGGAGCTTCAGCTTCCGTGACCATTATCGTGAGACCGAGAGAAGCCGGCATCGTCAGCAACACCGCTCAGGTCACCGGCAATGAAGTCGATGCCAACCCCAGCAATAACGTGGTGACGGTCACAACCACAGTCGATCCGGACAGCGATGGCGATGGCTTTTCCGTACGCGAAGGAGACTGCGACGATGCCGCTCCGACTCGTCGCCCAGGAGCGCCGGAGCTGTGCAACGGTTTTGATGACGACTGCGATGGCCCGATTGACGAAGGATTGCCGCGCCAAAATTTCTACCCCGACACTGACAACGACGGCTTCGGCAATCCCGCAGCGGCAGTCCAAGCTTGCGTCGCTCCGCCAAGCTATATCGCCGACAATACCGACTGCAGCGACACCAACGCGGCGATTCATCCCGGTGCGGTCGAGGTGTGTGGCGATAGTGTCGATCAGGATTGCAACGGTCTCGACCTTGCCTGCCCTCCCCTGCAGATCGTCAGTCCCAATGGTGGCGAGAGCTGGCCGGTACGCACTAAGCAATTCATTCAGTGGAACCCGCAGGGAGTCACCGGAGTCGTCAAGATTGAACTCTCACGCGACGGCGGTACGACCTGGGAAATCGTGCGCAGAAAGACCAAAAACGACGGACAGCAGCTCTGGCGCGTCAGAAAGCCGAGCACGGCACAGGCGAAAATCCGGGTCTCAAGCGTTACGAACCCAGCCATCAGTGACACAAGCGACACGATCTTCCAGATTCCGTAA